One Betta splendens chromosome 16, fBetSpl5.4, whole genome shotgun sequence genomic window carries:
- the znf628 gene encoding zinc finger protein 628, which produces MANSVALVVQAELLPHQSTTSLSPFPSLLGSGEDGEEDRDRGELVEVDKGDVAGGEEVVLDMVSSSVSGPAQQSEQLDHPFQCMDCGKSFRWSSRLTHHQRSHNNERPYRCNLCPKAFKGSSALLYHQRSHSGEKPYKCQNCGKAFKRSSLLQVHQSVHTGVRTFLCPYCPLTFKWSSHYQYHLRQHTGECPYPCDTCPKAFKNSSSLRRHKNVHLGLKPYTCSVCNKSFTQSTNLRQHMRIHTGEKPYICGECGRSFTHSSNLALHKNSHSNLNTGAKEGKRREDTRKGNELVEVIVGAEEVTSSMLSDMVGFVSQEGTDGVGVGMEEVFLSTTSSSQNPGLLPQLTLTSSGDGVCTSRAIGTEVHLSTDTGASVLLYSCGSCNHTFGTQAELEDHQAIHMAPEVPGTGADTDPGAGMEVGDGLVGAGHLLADFEEVVETTTVTESSHTAEVLLGLTEGTDGNSANVGTTQAQFDLLQSFTEVTQSSETVQPEARTTWAGLSCGYCNKTFKTNGGLNRHVSLMHSLSSQSRSQFSCSACDRSFPLLSSLLTHQHSHTPEQRLLAEAEAEIVCPPSLSLSLPLPSSPNHADNQQEGQTEIHVDIITAGEEQEEQPAKPAKVPKKTVAGKSTPAGERPYRCSECGKAFKGSSGLKYHMRDHTGERPYRCTECGKSFKRSSLLSIHQRVHTGVRAFQCPHCPLTFKWSSHYQYHLRQHTGERPYVCKECGKSFKNTSCLRRHSQMHSGLRPHICSICSKSFSQTSNLKQHERTHSGERPFQCTHCNKSFTHSSNLQLHLRTHSSRKDFKCPYCSKEFVMHSYLQRHIRTHGSGVPLPCPGGESKDGVAVKASVGGVTTTTTLLNPITLEASGNNGSLIVSQPALNIPPNTSQNYFMIQTASGLQLIPLSSPTPAPPPPPPPLPPSSQPQNFLLLQCPSSNGSQSSLILVPTTNNPPPAPEPPTLPVLQTIQALQPVLNQTQTQIAPFPAVSQQQQQRIIITNNNNNASTPVATPSHSLSTNSLLTKPILGKSTRTARGRRGRKPKVALQKSAAAAPLNDITDAHAAVTNSTVTHSITQDNTAANSTRELSSSPLSTSCSAVQTLSSDSITVVPTVDTSGPPSSTVTMVTPAPAVATAAASTSVSATQGRIPHTNVGEIKTGETSTGKQFVLCFNNDGEAKEGINIEEGGESYVLHFEGDSSAEAASGGMGGERKSLVFQFKTDGQGEGEQGAEKGGMMSLLHDWSEEKQGERHVGEDGSQEESYVLHFHTEAQDSGSSSTTFSQGQDSSLQLSCTQTQGLVPLDGQEMVFELGGEAKMEQTTEESMQMIALIEGDAEMMEGEGEHCSAANGVTGSEGPMEGIFQLGSGEEIVIIEVSSSSLREGRMERGGDGEIPQSSEGKYENVTAEVNAKSMKDFSSTANTETETSAEDTVRNGPISSSNEMQFSN; this is translated from the exons ATGGCTAACTCTGTGGCATTAGTGGTCCAAGCAGAACTCTTACCGCATCAGTCCACCACGTCACTCTCTCCTTTCCCATCGCTCCTGGGCtcaggagaggatggagaggaggacagGGACAGAGGAGAACTAGTGGAGGTAGACAAGGGGGACGTAGCCGGTGGAGAAGAGGTGGTTTTGGACATGGTATCGTCATCGGTGTCAGGCCCGGCGCAGCAGTCCGAGCAATTAGACCATCCCTTCCAGTGTATGGACTGCGGCAAGAGCTTCAGGTGGTCATCGAGGCTCACTCACCATCAGCGGAGCCACAATAATGAGAGACCTTACCGCTGCAACCTCTGCCCAAAGGCCTTTAAGGGCTCCTCTGCTCTACTCTACCACCAACG GTCTCATTCGGGGGAGAAGCCCTACAAATGTCAAAACTGTGGTAAAGCCTTCAAGcgttcctctctgctgcag GTTCATCAAAGTGTCCACACTGGAGTGCGGACATTTTTGTGCCCTTACTGCCCCTTGACCTTCAAATGGAGCTCTCACTATCAGTATCACCTGCGCCAGCACACAGGAGAGTGCCCGTATCCCTGTGATACTTGCCCCAAAGCTTTCAAAAACTCAAGCAGTCTACGGCGACACAAGAACGTCCACCTTGGTCTTAAGCCTTACACGTGTTCGGTGTGTAACAAATCCTTCACACAGTCTACCAACCTCAGGCAGCATATGAGGATACATACGGGGGAGAAGCCCTACATATGTGGCGAGTGTGGACGAAGCTTTACACATTCTTCAAACCTGGCCCTACATAAGAACTCACACTCCAACCTCAACACAGGAGCAAAGGAAGGTAAAAGGAGAGAAGACACAAGGAAAGGGAATGAGCTAGTGGAGGTGATTGTAGGGGCAGAGGAAGTGACATCATCCATGCTGTCGGACATGGTGGGGTTTGTAAGCCAGGAAGGAACCGATGGGGTTGGAGTGGGAATGGAAGAAGTGTTCCTGTCAACAACCTCCTCCAGTCAGAATCCAGGCCTTCTGCCCCAGCTCACCCTCACATCGTCTGGAGATGGTGTGTGTACATCTAGAGCCATCGGGACAGAAGTTCACCTGAGCACAGACACTGGGGCCAGTGTTCTGCTGTACAGCTGTGGCAGCTGCAACCACACCTTTGGTacacaggcagagctggaggatcACCAGGCCATCCACATGGCCCCAGAGGTTCCAGGAACCGGTGCAGACACAGATCCTGGTGCAGGAATGGAGGTTGGGGATGGGCTGGTGGGAGCTGGACACCTACTGGCAGATTttgaggaggtggtggagaccaCCACAGTGACTGAAAGTAGTCACACAGCAGAAGTGCTCCTTGGGCTCACTGAGGGAACAGATGGCAACAGTGCA AATGTGGGCACCACCCAGGCCCAGTTTGACTTGCTGCAGAGCTTCACTGAGGTGACTCAGAGCTCTGAAACCGTTCAGCCAGAGGCCAGAACCACATGGGCTGGGCTGTCATGTGGCTACTGCAATAAGACTTTCAAGACCAATGGAGGCCTCAATAGACACGTGTCACTG ATGCACTCTCTTTCATCCCAGTCCCGCTCCCAGTTCAGCTGTTCTGCCTGCGATCGctctttccccctcctctcatcACTCCTCACCCACCAACACTCCCACACCCCCGAGCAGCGCCTTCTGGCCGAGGCTGAAGCAGAGATAGTGTGTCCTCCTTCCCTTTCCCTGTCCCTTCCCCTGCCCTCATCTCCCAATCACGCTGACAATCAGCAGGAAGGCCAGACTGAGATCCATGTTGACATTATTACTGCCGGTGAGGAACAAGAGGAGCAGCCAGCCAAACCAGCCAAAGTACCCAAAAAGACAGTAGCCGGCAAGAGCACGCCTGCTGGAG AGAGACCGTACCGTTGCTCAGAATGCGGAAAAGCCTTCAAAGGTTCATCAGGCCTAAAGTACCACATGAGGGATCACACTGGGGAAAGGCCTTACCGTTGCACCGAGTGTGGAAAGAGCTTCAAGAGGTCATCACTGCTTTCCATCCACCAGAGG GTACACACCGGCGTTCGGGCATTCCAGTGCCCTCACTGCCCTCTTACTTTCAAATGGAGTTCTCATTACCAGTACCACTTGCGGCAGCACACAGGTGAGCGGCCTTATGTGTGTAAGGAGTGCGGCAAATCCTTCAAGAACACCAGCTGCCTGCGTAGACACAGTCAGATGCATTCTGGACTGCGGCCCcacatctgctccatctgctccaAGTCTTTCTCCCAGACATCAAACCTGAAACAG CACGAGCGCACCCATTCTGGTGAGAGGCCCTTTCAGTGTACACACTGCAATAAGAGCTTCACACACTCCTCCaaccttcagctccatcttcgcACGCATTCCTCACGCAAGGACTTCAAATGCCCGTACTGCTCCAAGGAGTTTGTCATGCACTCCTACCTGCAGAGGCACATTCGTACCCATGGCAGTGGTGTTCCCCTGCCCTGTCCTGGTGGTGAAAGTAAAGATGGCGTCGCTGTGAAAGCCAGCGTTGGAGGCGTAACAACCACCACAACATTACTCAACCCCATCACCCTGGAAGCCTCAGGAAACAATGGCAGTCTGATTGTGTCCCAACCAGCACTAAATATCCCTCCAAACACTTCTCAGAACTATTTTATGATTCAAACAGCCAGTGGTCTGCAGCTCATTCCTCTGTCATCCCCTACACCtgctcccccgcctccccctccacccctgccACCGTCCTCCCAGCCCCAgaacttcctcctcctgcagtgcCCTTCCAGCAATGGCAGCCAGTCAAGCTTGATCCTCGTTCCCACAACAAACAACCCGCCACCAGCTCCGGAGCCTCCGACTCTACCTGTGCTTCAGACTATTCAAGCACTCCAGCCAGTCTTAAACCAAACACAGACTCAGATAGCCCCATTTCCAGCCGTAtcgcaacaacaacaacagaggatcATAATAaccaacaataataacaatgcaAGCACTCCTGTTGCCACGCCATCACACAGCCTCTCAACCAACTCCCTTCTCACTAAGCCCATTTTGGGGAAAAGCACACGGACGGCTCGTGGCAGGCGGGGACGCAAACCAAAGGTTGCTCTCCAGaagtctgctgcagcagctcctctcaatGACATTACTGATGCACATGCAGCAGTAACTAATTCTACTGTAAcccacagcatcacacaggaCAATACTGCTGCTAACTCCACCAGAGAGTTATCATCATCACCCCTATCGACCTCTTGCAGTGCTGTTCAGACTCTGTCATCTGACTCTATCACAGTAGTCCCCACAGTGGACACCTCAGGACCACCATCATCAACTGTTACCATGGTTACACCAGCCCCCGCAGTAGCCACAGCGGCTGCTTCCACTTCTGTTTCGGCTACTCAGGGCAGGATACCTCATACCAATGTGGGGGAAATCAAAACAGGGGAGACCAGCACGGGGAAGCAGTTTGTATTATGTTTTAACAATGACGGAGAGGCAAAAGAGGGCATAAATATCGAGGAGGGTGGGGAGTCCTACGTGTTGCATTTCGAAGGGGATTCATCAGCAGAAGCAGCCAGCGGAGGAATGGGTGGAGAGAGAAAGTCGCTTGTGTTTCAATTTAAGACTGATGGGCAAGGTGAGGGGGAACAAGGGGCAGAGAAAGGAGGCATGATGTCGCTCCTACATGACTGGAGTGAAGAAAAGCAGGGAGAGAGACATGTAGGAGAGGACGGCAGCCAGGAAGAGTCTTATGTTCTGCACTTTCACACTGAGGCCCAGGACAGTGGCTCGTCCAGTACTACATTCAGCCAAGGGCAGGACAGCAGTCTGCAGCTTTCCTGCACACAGACCCAAGGTTTAGTACCCCTTGATGGGCAGGAGATGGTGTTTGAACTTGGGGGTGAGGCCAAAATGGAGCAGACTACGGAGGAGAGCATGCAGATGATCGCTCTGATAGAAGGGGATGCGGAaatgatggagggagagggCGAACATTGCTCTGCTGCAAATGGTGTTACTGGGAGTGAAGGACCCATGGAAGGCATATTTCAGCTGGGAAGTGGGGAGGAAATTGTAATAATCGAGGTCAGTAGCAGCAGCTTGAGAGAAGGGAgaatggagagaggaggagatggtgagATCCCACAAAGCAGTGAGGGCAAGTATGAGAATGTAACTGCGGAGGTGAATGCAAAGTCTATGAAGGACTTCAGCTCCACAGCCAATACAGAAACTGAAACATCAGCCGAAGACACAGTCAGGAACGGACCTATATCGAGCTCTAATGAGATGcaattttcaaattaa
- the nat14 gene encoding probable N-acetyltransferase 14, whose translation MVKLELDQVGLRRMKEDDIEMVKALIKEGCEGAENRIILHILTRPRCLFFLAVFSSILRCLVHSFILALAIPVFLLTVFLKITMPRSTGVLGSSLPYWDYIGSSYRGTQDETLQNPYCRISGKVQVKKKPRCRVGSKDEDVSAEKVTPDRERAAGQVWVADCEGEIVGCVFRESEKRAGVRRICRLVTGSWYRREGLGRLLVQSLEQKERESGARRVYAHVPYPSKVGEAFFRKLGYQQLGERTDEEDDEEEMNLETPERGFLGYPLTKVFYKDV comes from the exons ATGGTAAAACTGGAGCTGGATCAGGTGGgactgaggaggatgaaggaggacgACATCGAGATGGTCAAAGCCCTCATCAAG GAGGGCTGCGAGGGCGCAGAAAACCGCATCATTCTCCACATCCTCACTCGTCCGCGCTGCCTTTTCTTCCTGGCGGtgttctcctccatcctgcGATGCCTCGTCCACTCCTTTATTCTGGCTCTTGCTATCCCTGTCTTCCTGCTAACGGTCTTTCTCAAGATCACCATGCCGCGCTCCACAGGCGTCCTGGGCAGCAGCCTCCCCTACTGGGACTATATCGGCAGCAGCTACCGGGGGACACAGGATGAAACTTTACAAAACCCCTATTGCAGGATCAGTGGCAAGGTGCAAGTGAAAAAGAAG CCGAGGTGCAGAGTTGGATCCAAGGACGAGGACGTGTCGGCAGAAAAGGTGACCCCCGACAGGGAGCGGGCCGCGGGGCAGGTGTGGGTGGCGGACTGCGAGGGGGAGATCGTGGGCTGTGTCTTCAGGGAGAGCGAGAAGCGAGCGGGCGTCAGGCGGATCTGCAGGCTGGTGACGGGCTCCTGGTACCGCCGGGAGGGTCTGGGCCGGCTGCTGGTCCAGAGtctggagcagaaggagagggagagcggcGCCCGCCGAGTGTACGCACACGTCCCCTACCCCTCCAAGGTGGGGGAGGCCTTCTTCAGGAAGCTGGGTTATCAGCAGCTGGGGGAAAGGACcgatgaggaggacgacgaggaggagATGAACCTGGAGACTCCAGAGAGAGGCTTTCTGGGATACCCACTCACTAAGGTCTTTTACAAAGATGTGTAA